A portion of the Acanthopagrus latus isolate v.2019 chromosome 21, fAcaLat1.1, whole genome shotgun sequence genome contains these proteins:
- the LOC119011931 gene encoding chemokine XC receptor 1-like, protein MSEYMMAVDHSNELEYVCDWINFDTISGAIFILIFIFGLIGNILVVCVIFIYEKMKNATNLFILNLACSDLVFTFTLPFWAVYYLHHWVFGDFVCKLVTAANFLGLYSSIILLTAMTVDRFITVVLNTWPSSQLKRERCAIAACAAAWVISIGAAVSDAVKVQVDVKIDWDMNFSTCEAISDISDVQLGYYLQVSLLFFLPFAIIVFCYSAILKTILQASNRKRYRTIVVMFSIIAVFFICWGPYNILIFIQAFYEPRGCYAKEHMFIAHSIFRILAFSHCCMNPVLYMLSQKLRRHLLQLLRCQNAQKKSTDRGIGQNTSVIQNVAFIAQNSAVILELPSK, encoded by the coding sequence ATGAGCGAGTACATGATGGCTGTGGACCACAGTAATGAACTGGAGTATGTTTGTGATTGGATTAACTTTGACACCATCAGTGGCGCCATCTTCATTCTGATCTTCATCTTCGGTCTCATAGGCAACATCCTCGTCGTATGTGTTATTTTCATCTACGAGAAGATGAAAAATGCCACAAACCTGTTCATCCTGAACCTGGCCTGCTCCGACTTGGTCTTCACCTTCACGCTTCCGTTCTGGGCAGTCTATTACCTGCACCACTGGGTATTTGGTGACTTTGTCTGCAAATTGGTGACTGCCGCAAATTTTCTTGGTTTGTACAGTAGCATCATTCTGCTGACTGCCATGACTGTGGATCGTTTCATAACAGTGGTGCTGAACACCTGGCCGAGCAGCCAGCTAAAGAGGGAGAGGTGTGCTATAGCAGCCTGTGCAGCTGCCTGGGTCATCAGCATTGGTGCAGCCGTGAGTGATGCTGTCAAAGTTCAGGTCGATGTGAAAATCGATTGGGACATGAATTTTTCGACATGTGAGGCTATTTCTGATATCTCTGATGTCCAACTGGGATATTATCTCCAAGTGTcactgctcttcttcctcccatTTGCCATCATTGTTTTCTGCTATTCTGCCATCCTCAAGACCATTCTGCAGGCTTCAAACAGAAAAAGGTACAGGACTATAGTGGTGATGTTCAGTATCATTGCAGTCTTCTTCATCTGCTGGGGTCCTTACAATATCTTGATTTTCATTCAGGCTTTTTATGAACCCCGGGGCTGCTACGCGAAGGAACACATGTTCATTGCCCATTCTATTTTTCGTATACTTGCCTTTTCTCACTGCTGCATGAACCCTGTGCTGTACATGCTCTCACAAAAGTTGCGAAGACATCTTTTGCAACTTCTACGCTGCCAGAATGCCCAGAAGAAGAGCACAGACAGGGGCATCGGCCAGAACACTTCTGTTATTCAGAATGTGGCTTTTATTGCACAAAACTCTGCCGTGATACTGGAACTACCCTCAAAATAG
- the LOC119010496 gene encoding chemokine XC receptor 1-like produces the protein MATTGDLAATTTMSITITTDYNYENYSDYQTEECDTSSLVETGAIFIPAFFSIVVLLSLFGNILVIVILVKYENLKSITNTFILNLAVSDLFFTAGLPFWAYYHMYGWTLGLYTCKIVSFVFYLGFYSSGFLLILMTAHRYIAVMNPLSDIVSTKGFYSVVVSVVIWGLSVLVTSPAFFFTKVVEQSHCVFANSTWILWAIYQQNALFILSSVVFIFCYSQIICRLLRPTAQRRKSKTLKLIFALVAVFFLGWAPYNIVIFLKSLYSWHQSPADSGDVVRSCEITKQLSYAFYITRLFAFSHCCLNPVFYVFLGVKFNNHLKKLLKSWGHNDNSSIRNRRSRLTITSVTSGEELSM, from the coding sequence ATGGCTACAACTGGAGACCTTGCAGCTACAACTACTATGAGCATCACTATAACCACCGACTATAACTATGAAAATTACTCTGACTATCAGACTGAAGAGTGCGACACCTCGAGCCTTGTGGAGACTGGAGCGATCTTCATCCCAGCGTTCTTCTCCATCGTGGTTCTCCTCAGTCTGTTTGGCAACATCCTGGTCATTGTGATTCTGGTCAAGTACGAGAATCTCAAATCCATCACCAACACGTTCATCCTGAACCTGGCTGTATCCGATCTCTTCTTCACCGCAGGTCTGCCTTTCTGGGCCTACTACCACATGTATGGATGGACTTTGGGGTTATATACATGCAAAATAGTCAGCTTTGTCTTCTACCTCGGCTTCTACAGCAGTggcttcctcctcatcctgatGACTGCTCACCGTTACATAGCCGTCATGAACCCTCTGTCTGACATTGTGTCCACCAAAGGCTTCTACAGTGTCGTTGTATCTGTGGTCATTTGGGGACTGAGCGTGCTGGTCACCAGTCCAGCCTTCTTCTTCACCAAAGTTGTGGAACAGAGTCACTGCGTCTTTGCAAATTCTACCTGGATTTTGTGGGCAATCTACCAGCAAAATGCACTCTTCATATTAAGTTCAGTGGTGTTCATTTTTTGCTATTCTCAGATCATTTGCAGGTTGCTGCGCCCCACTGCCCAAAGAAGAAAGAGCAAAACTTTAAAGCTCATTTTCGCTCTTGTGGCTGTTTTCTTCCTGGGCTGGGCACCTTACAATATAGTGATATTTCTGAAGTCTTTGTATAGTTGGCACCAATCACCTGCTGACTCGGGAGATGTGGTTCGAAGTTGTGAGATAACAAAACAACTGAGTTACGCCTTTTACATCACCCGACTTTTTGCCTTCTCACACTGCTGCCTCAACcctgtgttttatgtgtttctgGGGGTTAAATTCAACAACCACTTGAAGAAATTGTTGAAGAGCTGGGGCCAtaatgacaacagcagcatccGCAATCGGCGAAGTCGGCTCACAATCACATCAGTAACAAGTGGTGAAGAGTTGTCAATGTAG